The following coding sequences lie in one Lentimicrobium sp. L6 genomic window:
- a CDS encoding T9SS type A sorting domain-containing protein gives MSFVFIITTNEESWSDTFVLHLYPKDAFGISELDKDIYIIYPNPNEGVFNIRAENLSKETNYQILNAAGKLVRSGYIQHSSFNETQINIGYIENGIYLLRLIENIQSVNYKFIVR, from the coding sequence GTGTCTTTTGTATTTATCATCACCACCAATGAGGAAAGTTGGTCTGACACTTTCGTCTTACATTTATATCCTAAAGATGCTTTTGGAATTTCAGAATTGGATAAAGATATCTACATCATCTATCCTAATCCAAATGAAGGAGTCTTTAACATCAGAGCGGAGAACTTATCCAAAGAAACCAATTATCAGATTCTAAATGCTGCTGGTAAGTTGGTTAGAAGTGGGTATATTCAACACTCAAGCTTTAATGAAACTCAAATTAATATTGGATATATAGAAAACGGAATCTATCTATTAAGACTAATAGAAAATATTCAATCTGTTAACTATAAATTTATCGTGCGATAA